Proteins from a single region of Verrucosispora sp. NA02020:
- the eccD gene encoding type VII secretion integral membrane protein EccD: MTIGLARVTVSSPLRRVDVALPEQVPLVELLPEVLRHAGVGLADDGERHGGWLLRRADGSMLATGQALLAQGVRDGEVLHLVPGRAEWPEPEYDDVVEAIADGARRRGAAWSPEATRVAALAGAGVPLGVGLVALLATGPVDRAVWPVATLLAVLLVLAGTVFSRARGDGASGAVLGGYALPYAAVAGALAVSSGDPVGPLGPLRWVGAEEALAGAVALLLVSVLGLLGVATRQRVFVAGVAVGAVGVPAALGDMLLGPAGATAVLLCVLAFAIGAVPLLAIRLGRVPLPPTTLPTGADHDLDQARDLPDRGRVYAAVARTEEMLTGMLIGHAVLGGVAGLVLAVTGGVTGRLLVGVTSTVFLLRARLFAAVRHRVPPVLAGLAGYAALGTVLAVDPATGPLILAVGGVLVGLAVAAAGTGHAHRPVSPYVGRLADLTDTALVISVVPIACAVLGLYERARGLLG; encoded by the coding sequence ATGACGATCGGGCTGGCCCGGGTCACCGTCAGCTCGCCGCTGCGCCGGGTCGACGTGGCCCTGCCCGAGCAGGTCCCGCTCGTCGAGCTGCTGCCCGAGGTGCTCCGGCACGCCGGTGTCGGGCTCGCCGACGACGGTGAACGGCACGGCGGCTGGCTGCTGCGGCGGGCCGACGGCAGCATGCTCGCCACCGGGCAGGCGTTGCTCGCCCAGGGCGTCCGTGACGGTGAGGTGCTGCACCTGGTGCCGGGCCGTGCCGAGTGGCCCGAACCCGAGTACGACGACGTGGTGGAGGCCATCGCCGACGGCGCACGACGGCGGGGTGCCGCCTGGTCACCCGAGGCCACCCGGGTCGCCGCGCTGGCCGGTGCCGGAGTGCCGCTCGGCGTCGGCCTGGTCGCCCTGCTCGCCACCGGCCCCGTCGACCGGGCCGTGTGGCCGGTGGCGACCCTGCTCGCGGTCCTGCTGGTGCTCGCCGGCACGGTGTTCTCGCGGGCCCGGGGCGACGGCGCGTCCGGTGCCGTCCTCGGCGGGTACGCGCTGCCGTACGCCGCCGTGGCCGGTGCCCTCGCGGTCAGCTCGGGCGACCCGGTCGGGCCGCTCGGTCCGCTGCGCTGGGTCGGCGCGGAGGAGGCGCTGGCCGGGGCGGTGGCGCTGCTGCTGGTGTCGGTGCTCGGGCTGCTCGGCGTGGCCACCCGGCAACGGGTCTTCGTGGCCGGGGTGGCGGTCGGTGCGGTCGGCGTCCCGGCTGCCCTCGGCGACATGCTGCTCGGCCCGGCCGGCGCGACGGCCGTCCTGCTCTGCGTGCTGGCCTTCGCGATCGGTGCGGTCCCGCTGCTGGCGATCCGGCTGGGCCGGGTGCCGCTGCCGCCGACCACCCTGCCGACCGGTGCCGACCACGACCTGGACCAGGCCCGTGACCTGCCCGATCGCGGCCGGGTGTACGCGGCGGTGGCGCGCACCGAGGAGATGCTCACCGGGATGCTGATCGGGCACGCGGTGCTGGGCGGCGTGGCCGGTCTGGTCCTCGCCGTCACCGGCGGCGTCACCGGTCGGCTGCTGGTCGGGGTGACCTCGACGGTGTTCCTGCTGCGCGCCCGGCTCTTCGCGGCGGTACGCCACCGGGTGCCGCCGGTGCTCGCGGGTCTGGCCGGGTACGCGGCCCTCGGCACGGTGCTCGCCGTCGACCCCGCGACCGGACCACTGATCCTGGCGGTCGGCGGTGTGCTGGTCGGCCTTGCGGTCGCGGCGGCCGGCACCGGTCACGCCCACCGGCCGGTCTCGCCGTACGTCGGGCGGCTCGCCGACCTCACCGACACCGCTCTGGTGATCTCCGTGGTGCCGATCGCCTGCGCGGTGCTCGGACTCTACGAACGGGCCCGGGGACTGCTCGGCTGA
- the eccCa gene encoding type VII secretion protein EccCa, with translation MSTVVVRRAARRPAPEIPVGEVPVQAPPEIPAVTGGRWQQMLMVLPMLGGTVAMAMMFGRGGGAYAYVVGAMFGLSTLAMLVTSWGSASGSPRKSEMMAARREYLRHLATLRRQVRQTAARQRSGLCYRHPDPQGLWSTVESHRVWERRPTDADFAVVRVAVGPQTLATPLVPPVTRPLEELEPMTAGALRRFLDAYSVVPELPVAVSLRSFARVFVRAAPAGPAGSPAAQSLVRAMLTQLAVFHSPDELLIAVCAGPERRATWEWVKWLPHTGHPSRVDALGPVRLVASAAVDLEKLLDEVLDSRSRFSPAGPVTEGPHLVVVLDGGDLTGATELAGDGGIDAVTLIDLSSPPPRLLDRFALLLEVRGGRLHSHSADGPAEVGTADALRIAEAEAVARRLAPLRPAAVRGPDAATGAEPGLPELLGIGDPEGFSTEQGWAPRSARDRLRVPIGVGVDGIAVELDLKESAQDGMGPHGLLIGATGSGKSELLRTLVVGLAATHSSEQLNFVLVDFKGGATFASFDRLPHTAAVITNLADALPLVDRMVDAINGELVRRQELLRRAGNFASLRDYERARAAGTALAPLPSLLLVCDEFSELLSAKPDFVDLFVQIGRLGRSLGVHLLLASQRLEEGRLRGLDTHLSYRIGLRTFSSLESRTVLGVPDAYELPRSPGHGYLRFGTEPLVRFKTAYVSGAVRRRLVAAGAAGSERPRLLTFSTHFTPEPEPPAPPVEEDEEPGQETLLDLLITRLADQGPPAHRVWLPPLDGAPGLDEVVGPLTVHPSRGLTSGNPELHGALQVPVALVDKPYEQRRDLLWLALDGAAGHVAVVGGTQSGKSTALRTLICALALTHTPAEVQVYGLDFGGGGLAALRDLPHVGGITGRADPTGVRRTVGEMATLLADRERAFAELGVESMAVWRRRRVEQAAAGTPDTDRFGDVFLVVDGWTTLRGEYDDLEPLITDLATRGLSYGVHVVATAVRWLDFRPAIRDLFGSRLELRLGDPSDSVIARRAAADVPERTPGRGITAGSLHFLTALPQVADADTAALVRRAAESWSGPPAPRVRLLPAVLPYSEIDLTGTAGLRIPVGIAEADLRPVVLDFATEPHFVVYGDAECGKSSFLRALAQSIVTRFTPEQARVILVDYRRSLLGAIETEHLIGYGTAAAHTADLVESAAGYLQGRTPGPEVGPAQLRDRSWWTGPELFVLVDDYDLVASGPANPLRALEEHLPHARDVGLHLVLVRRCGGAGRAQYEPVVQRLRELSTSGLVMSGSPEEGALVGAVRPGPLPPGRGRLSTRREGVRLVQLAYLPPQ, from the coding sequence GTGTCCACTGTCGTCGTCCGGCGGGCGGCCCGACGTCCGGCACCGGAGATCCCCGTCGGCGAGGTGCCGGTGCAGGCCCCGCCGGAGATCCCGGCCGTCACCGGTGGCCGCTGGCAGCAGATGCTGATGGTGCTGCCGATGCTCGGCGGTACGGTCGCGATGGCGATGATGTTCGGTCGGGGCGGCGGCGCGTACGCGTACGTGGTCGGCGCGATGTTCGGCCTCTCCACGCTGGCGATGCTGGTCACCTCGTGGGGCAGCGCCTCGGGCAGTCCCCGCAAGTCCGAGATGATGGCCGCCCGACGCGAGTACCTGCGACACCTGGCGACGTTGCGGCGGCAGGTCCGGCAGACCGCGGCACGACAGCGCAGCGGCCTCTGTTACCGGCACCCGGATCCGCAGGGCCTCTGGTCGACGGTGGAGAGCCACCGGGTCTGGGAACGTCGTCCCACCGATGCCGACTTCGCCGTGGTGCGGGTCGCCGTCGGGCCGCAGACGCTTGCGACTCCGCTGGTCCCACCGGTCACCCGGCCGTTGGAGGAGTTGGAGCCGATGACCGCCGGGGCGCTGCGCCGCTTCCTGGACGCGTACTCGGTGGTGCCGGAGCTGCCGGTGGCGGTGTCGCTGCGGAGCTTCGCCCGGGTGTTCGTCCGGGCCGCGCCGGCCGGTCCCGCCGGGTCACCGGCCGCGCAGTCGCTGGTCCGGGCGATGCTCACCCAGCTCGCGGTCTTCCACTCCCCCGACGAACTGCTGATCGCGGTCTGCGCCGGGCCGGAACGGCGGGCGACCTGGGAGTGGGTGAAGTGGTTGCCGCACACCGGTCATCCGTCCCGGGTCGACGCCCTCGGCCCGGTCCGGCTGGTCGCGAGCGCGGCGGTGGACCTGGAGAAGCTGCTCGACGAGGTGCTGGACAGCCGGTCCCGGTTCAGCCCGGCCGGGCCGGTCACCGAAGGGCCGCATCTGGTGGTGGTGCTCGACGGCGGCGACCTGACCGGCGCCACCGAGCTGGCCGGGGACGGCGGTATCGACGCGGTCACCCTGATCGACCTGAGTTCCCCGCCGCCCCGCCTGCTGGACCGCTTCGCCCTGCTGCTGGAGGTGCGGGGCGGCCGGCTGCACTCGCACTCGGCGGACGGGCCGGCCGAGGTCGGCACGGCCGATGCGCTCAGGATCGCCGAGGCCGAGGCGGTGGCCCGCCGGTTGGCCCCGTTACGCCCGGCCGCCGTGCGTGGTCCGGACGCCGCGACCGGTGCCGAGCCGGGCCTGCCGGAGCTGCTCGGCATCGGCGACCCGGAGGGCTTCAGCACCGAGCAGGGCTGGGCGCCCCGGTCGGCCCGTGACCGGCTGCGGGTGCCGATCGGCGTCGGGGTGGACGGTATCGCCGTCGAGCTGGACCTGAAGGAGTCGGCGCAGGACGGCATGGGTCCGCACGGGCTGTTGATCGGCGCCACCGGCTCAGGCAAGTCCGAGCTGCTACGGACCCTGGTGGTGGGGCTGGCCGCCACGCACTCCTCCGAGCAGCTCAACTTCGTCCTGGTCGACTTCAAGGGCGGGGCCACCTTCGCCTCGTTCGACCGGCTGCCGCACACCGCCGCCGTCATCACCAACCTGGCCGACGCGTTGCCGCTGGTGGACCGCATGGTCGACGCGATCAACGGCGAGTTGGTACGCCGGCAGGAACTGCTGCGTCGCGCCGGCAACTTCGCCAGCCTGCGCGACTACGAGCGGGCCCGGGCGGCCGGCACCGCGCTGGCCCCGCTGCCGTCGCTGCTGCTGGTCTGCGACGAGTTCTCCGAGCTGCTGTCGGCCAAGCCCGACTTCGTCGACCTCTTCGTGCAGATCGGCCGGTTGGGGCGGTCCCTCGGGGTGCACCTGCTGCTGGCCAGCCAGCGGTTGGAGGAGGGGCGGCTGCGCGGGTTGGACACCCACCTGTCGTACCGGATCGGTCTGCGTACCTTCTCGTCGCTGGAGTCGCGCACGGTGCTCGGCGTGCCGGACGCGTACGAGCTGCCCCGCTCGCCGGGTCACGGCTACCTGCGCTTCGGCACCGAGCCGCTGGTGCGTTTCAAGACCGCGTACGTCTCGGGGGCGGTCCGTCGACGCCTTGTGGCGGCCGGTGCGGCCGGGTCCGAGCGCCCGCGCCTGCTCACCTTCTCCACCCATTTCACACCCGAACCGGAGCCGCCCGCCCCGCCCGTCGAGGAGGACGAGGAGCCGGGCCAGGAGACCCTGCTGGACCTGCTGATCACGCGCCTCGCCGACCAGGGGCCGCCGGCACATCGGGTGTGGTTGCCGCCGTTGGACGGCGCGCCGGGGCTGGACGAGGTGGTCGGGCCGTTGACCGTGCACCCCTCCCGGGGGCTGACCTCCGGCAATCCGGAGCTGCACGGGGCGTTGCAGGTGCCGGTGGCGCTCGTCGACAAGCCGTACGAGCAGCGGCGCGATCTGCTCTGGCTGGCCCTGGACGGCGCCGCCGGGCACGTGGCCGTGGTCGGCGGTACGCAGAGCGGCAAGTCCACCGCGCTGCGGACGTTGATCTGCGCGCTGGCGCTCACCCACACTCCTGCCGAGGTGCAGGTCTACGGTCTGGACTTCGGTGGCGGCGGATTGGCCGCGCTGCGCGACCTGCCGCACGTCGGTGGGATCACCGGTCGCGCCGACCCGACCGGCGTGCGACGCACCGTGGGTGAGATGGCCACCCTGCTGGCGGACCGGGAGCGCGCCTTCGCCGAACTCGGCGTCGAGTCCATGGCGGTCTGGCGGCGTCGGCGTGTCGAGCAGGCCGCCGCCGGTACGCCGGACACCGACCGGTTCGGAGACGTCTTCCTCGTCGTCGACGGCTGGACCACGCTGCGCGGCGAGTACGACGACCTGGAGCCGCTGATCACCGACCTCGCCACCCGGGGACTCTCCTACGGCGTGCACGTGGTGGCCACGGCGGTGCGTTGGCTGGACTTCCGACCGGCCATCCGGGACCTCTTCGGTTCGCGACTGGAGTTGCGGCTCGGTGACCCGTCGGACTCGGTGATCGCCCGGCGGGCGGCGGCGGACGTACCGGAGCGAACGCCGGGTCGCGGCATCACCGCCGGGAGCCTGCACTTCCTCACCGCCCTGCCGCAGGTCGCCGACGCGGACACCGCCGCTCTGGTGCGGCGGGCGGCGGAGAGCTGGTCCGGTCCGCCGGCACCCCGGGTACGGCTGCTCCCGGCGGTGCTGCCGTACTCGGAGATCGACCTGACCGGCACCGCCGGGTTGCGGATCCCGGTCGGGATCGCCGAAGCGGACCTGCGGCCGGTGGTGCTCGACTTCGCCACCGAGCCGCACTTCGTGGTCTACGGCGACGCCGAGTGCGGCAAGTCGTCGTTCCTCCGCGCGCTGGCCCAGTCGATCGTCACCCGGTTCACCCCGGAGCAGGCGCGGGTGATCCTGGTCGACTACCGCCGCAGCCTGCTCGGCGCGATCGAGACCGAACACCTGATCGGGTACGGCACCGCCGCCGCGCACACCGCCGACCTGGTGGAGTCCGCGGCCGGTTACCTGCAGGGCCGTACGCCCGGTCCCGAGGTCGGGCCGGCGCAGTTGCGCGACCGTTCGTGGTGGACCGGCCCGGAGTTGTTCGTGCTGGTCGACGACTACGACCTGGTGGCGAGCGGGCCGGCGAACCCACTGCGGGCGCTGGAGGAACACCTGCCGCACGCCCGCGACGTCGGGTTGCACCTGGTGCTGGTCCGCCGCTGCGGCGGTGCCGGCCGGGCCCAGTACGAGCCGGTCGTGCAGCGGCTGCGTGAACTGTCCACCTCGGGCCTGGTGATGTCGGGCAGCCCCGAGGAGGGCGCGTTGGTGGGTGCGGTCCGGCCCGGCCCGCTGCCGCCCGGACGCGGTCGACTGTCCACCCGGCGGGAGGGTGTCCGCCTGGTGCAGTTGGCATACCTGCCGCCACAGTGA
- the mycP gene encoding type VII secretion-associated serine protease mycosin, with translation MAEDVTRVRQSGPPGPRRFAHRALLAAATTLAAAVVAVPAAAVPVAPTSFGVPVAYAPDTAERADQVRDEQWQLDKLGAQIAWRTSTGRGVIVAVIDSGVDGSHPDLAGQVLPGLDLVAPDGAAEPDPVGHGTTVAGLIAGRRDDRRGVVGLAPDSRILPVRVLDEENRYDDALIVAKGVRWAVDNGAKVINLSLGGNGDSPALAAAIDYAFAKDVVVVACTGNLATSPEAKVWYPAREPGVIAVSGLERNSDNLWSGAITGRATVLTAPASGLVGARPPQGYWRVQGTSFAAPLVAATAALVRARYPQMSAGDVVNRLLVTAKDIGPTGRDDRFGYGLVDPIAALTTDVPPVGDNPLDDNDSPGVTGFGPAPGSVPVGDRDAEQLGLTGSPQETRWRARAAGAAEDTGPVRLWAGSAILVALVTGAALMVRRLRRR, from the coding sequence ATGGCGGAGGATGTGACCAGGGTGCGGCAGAGCGGCCCGCCGGGGCCGCGACGGTTCGCGCATCGGGCGCTGCTGGCGGCGGCCACGACGCTGGCAGCCGCGGTCGTGGCCGTTCCGGCCGCTGCCGTGCCGGTCGCCCCGACCTCCTTCGGCGTGCCGGTGGCCTACGCCCCGGACACCGCCGAACGCGCCGACCAGGTTCGTGACGAGCAGTGGCAGCTCGACAAGCTGGGCGCGCAGATCGCCTGGCGTACCTCGACCGGGCGTGGCGTGATCGTCGCGGTGATCGACTCCGGGGTGGACGGTTCGCACCCGGACCTGGCCGGTCAGGTGCTCCCCGGTCTCGACCTGGTCGCACCGGACGGAGCCGCCGAACCCGATCCGGTCGGGCACGGCACCACGGTCGCCGGACTGATCGCCGGGCGCCGGGACGACCGCCGGGGCGTGGTGGGGCTGGCCCCCGACTCCCGCATCCTGCCGGTCCGCGTACTCGACGAGGAGAACCGGTACGACGACGCGTTGATCGTCGCCAAGGGCGTCCGGTGGGCGGTCGACAACGGCGCCAAAGTGATCAACCTGTCGCTCGGCGGCAACGGCGACAGCCCCGCCCTGGCCGCCGCCATCGACTACGCCTTCGCCAAGGACGTGGTGGTGGTCGCCTGCACCGGCAATCTCGCCACGTCACCGGAGGCGAAGGTGTGGTATCCGGCCCGGGAGCCGGGCGTCATCGCCGTCTCCGGGCTGGAGCGCAACAGCGACAACCTGTGGAGCGGCGCGATCACCGGTCGCGCCACCGTCCTCACCGCCCCGGCCAGCGGCCTGGTCGGCGCCCGGCCGCCGCAGGGGTACTGGCGGGTGCAGGGCACCAGCTTCGCGGCCCCGCTGGTCGCCGCCACCGCCGCCCTGGTCCGGGCCCGCTACCCGCAGATGTCCGCCGGGGACGTGGTGAACCGGCTGCTGGTCACCGCGAAGGACATCGGGCCCACCGGCCGCGACGACCGGTTCGGGTACGGCCTGGTCGACCCGATCGCGGCACTGACCACGGACGTACCCCCGGTCGGCGACAACCCGCTGGACGACAACGACTCGCCCGGGGTGACCGGCTTCGGCCCGGCACCCGGCTCGGTGCCGGTCGGCGACCGCGACGCCGAGCAGCTCGGTCTGACCGGATCGCCGCAGGAGACCCGGTGGCGGGCCCGCGCCGCCGGGGCGGCGGAGGACACCGGTCCGGTACGCCTCTGGGCCGGCTCGGCGATCCTCGTCGCCCTGGTCACCGGTGCGGCGCTGATGGTGCGTCGGCTGCGGCGACGCTGA
- a CDS encoding phosphatase PAP2 family protein: protein MLVPFALLATLVMGDWSPLRRLDAAITADLHAVAHDHPAWVSVMRLWTDVFAPMPLRAGALCLVVWLAYRGARRLAVWVATTMILGGLLGPLLKLVVGRPRPDLPEPVALAPGLSFPSGHALNAALAAGVLLVVFLPRTRARSAARVAVWAAALAIALVTGFSRVALGVHWSSDVVAGWLLGTAVVTATTAVFALRARRSPSAG, encoded by the coding sequence ATGCTCGTGCCGTTCGCGCTGCTCGCCACGCTGGTGATGGGCGACTGGTCGCCGCTGCGGCGGCTGGACGCGGCGATCACCGCCGACCTGCACGCTGTCGCCCACGACCATCCGGCCTGGGTGTCGGTGATGCGCCTCTGGACGGACGTGTTCGCACCGATGCCGCTGCGCGCCGGGGCGCTGTGTCTGGTGGTCTGGCTGGCCTACCGGGGTGCGCGGCGGCTGGCCGTCTGGGTCGCCACGACCATGATCCTCGGCGGTCTGCTCGGGCCGCTGCTCAAGCTCGTGGTGGGCCGTCCGCGACCGGATCTGCCCGAACCGGTGGCACTTGCCCCCGGCCTCTCCTTCCCGTCCGGCCACGCGCTGAACGCGGCGTTGGCCGCCGGGGTGCTGCTCGTGGTGTTCCTGCCCCGGACCAGGGCCCGATCGGCGGCCCGGGTGGCGGTCTGGGCCGCCGCGCTGGCCATCGCCCTGGTCACCGGGTTCAGTCGGGTCGCGCTCGGGGTGCACTGGTCCAGCGACGTGGTCGCCGGATGGCTGCTCGGCACGGCGGTGGTCACCGCGACCACTGCGGTCTTCGCACTCCGGGCCCGGCGGTCACCGTCGGCCGGGTGA